Within the Arthrobacter sp. V1I7 genome, the region CCTCCTTGTTCGGCGGATACATGCCGATCATGGAGACGAAGCCGCCCAGGGGGATGGCCTTGAAGCCGTATTCGGTCTCGCCCTTCTTCCTGGACCAGAGCGTGGTGCCGAAGCCGATCATGTACTTGGTGACGCGGACCTTGAACAGCTTGGCCGGCAGCAGGTGGCCCACCTCGTGCAGGGCGATGGACACGGCGATGCCGATCGCCACAAAGACGACACCGAGGATAAAGAGGAGGACGGGGCTCATGCTTGAATCTGCTGCTTCCTAGACGCTTCTGACGGCTAAACGTTCGTGGGTGCGGGCGCGTGCCCATCCTTCAGCATCCAGCACGGAGTCCACCGTCAGCCCGGAGGAACCTGTGTGTTCGCTGAGTACGGCTCCGATGGTATCGACAATGTCGGTGAAGCGGATCCTGCCCGCATGGAACGCCATCACGGCCTCCTCGTTGGAGGCGTTGAACACTGCGGGGTAGGTGCCCCCCCGCCTGGCGGCGTCCTTGGCCAGCCCGACGGCGGGGAAGGCCGCCGTGTCCAGCGGTTCGAAGGTCCAGCTGGTGGCCCGGCTCCAGTCGCAGGCCCGGGTGGCTCCGGCGACGCGGTCCGGCCAGCCCAGGCCCAGCGCGATGGGCAGGCGCATGTCCGGCGGGGAGGCCTGGGCGATGGTGGAGCCGTCGATGAACTGGACCATGGAGTGCACCACGGACTGCGGGTGGACCACGACGTCGATCCGGTCCAGCGGGATGTCGAAGAGCAGGTGCGCCTCGATCACTTCGAGGCCCTTGTTGACCAGGCTGGCGGAGTTGGTCGTGACCATCAGGCCCATGTCCCAGGTGGGGTGGGCGAGGGCGTCCTGCGGGGAGACATCGTGGAGCTCCTCGCGGGTCTTGCCGCGGAAGGGTCCGCCGGAGGCCGTGAGGATCAGCCGGTCCACTTCGGCGGCGGTGCCCGAGCGCAGGCACTGGGCGATCGCCGAATGTTCGGAATCCACCGGGACAATCTGCCCTTCGCGGGCGGCGGCCTTGACGAGGGAGCCGCCGACGATCAGCGATTCCTTGTTGGCCAGCGCCAGGGTTGCGCCGGATTTGAGCGCGGCAAGGGTAGGGGCCAAGCCGATCGAGCCGGTGATGCCGTTCAGCACGACGTCGGCATCGGTCTCCGCGATCCGGGTCGAGGCGTCGGGGCCGGTGATGATCTCCGGACGGTAGCCGTGCACTCCGGCCGCGCGCGCGGCGTCGTCAATCAGTTCCTGGAGCGCGGCCGCATCGCCGCTGGCGACGCCGACCGCCTGGGCGCGGGTGTGCACCGCCTGCCGGGCGAGGAGCTCGGGGTTGCCGCCGCCGGCGCTGAGGGCCACGACGTCGAACAGGTGCGGGGCGCCGTCGACGACGTCAATCGCCTGTGTGCCGATGGAACCGGTGGACCCGAGGAGGACGATCTTGCGCGGCTGCATGGCTTAAGTATCCCGCACCCGGTGTTTTTGCGACGCCTGGCACTCCCCCGGCCTGCGTCGACCCATGCCCGGCCGCGGCCATTTGGAAGCCTGGGACCGCGGCCATTTGCCACATCTGGCCGCTACCGGCCCGTCCGTTCCGGCCAATTGTGGCGAATCGCTGGCCACGGAGTGCCCCGGTGTGCCCCGGTGTGCCCCGGTGTGCCCCGGGGGCCCGGAGTAGTCCTGGGCCCCGGGAAGGCCTAGCTAGGCCGATACCGCCGAGGACGGCACCGCAGAGGACGACGGCGTCCCGCCGTCGTCCTCCTTGCGTTGCGTCCGGGCCGGCCGTGCTGTCCGGGCCGGCGCGCGGAACGGTCAGTAGGCTTTTACGCGCTGTTCCACGATGAGGTGGATCAGGGCAAACACCCCGTCCTGGTCGATGGTCTGGAACGCGGCGTCGAGGGCCGCCGGCACGTCCTGGTCGCGGGTGACCGTGATGCCGAAACCGCCGAAGGCCTGGGCCATGAGGCCGAAGTCGGGGTTTTTCAGCTGCGTGCCCGAAACCCGGGACGGGTAGTGCCGTTCCTGGTGGGTCCGGATGGTGCCGTATTCCTGGTTGTCCATCACGATGATGAGCGGCGTGGCCCCGTACTGTGCGGCGGTGGCCAGCTCCTGGCCGTTCATGAGGAACTCCCCATCACCGGCGATGGTGACCACCCGCCGCTGCGGACTGGCCAGTGAGGCGGCGATGGCCGACGGAACCGAGTAGCCCATTGAGCCGTTCCTGGCACTGATCATGGAGGCGTAGCGCCGGGTGGGGAAGTACCGGTGCGCCCAGTTGGTGTGCTCGCCCGCCCCGAATGTCACCATGGCGTCCTCGGGCAGCCGCGGGACCAGGTTCGCCATGAGGGTGTCCATCTTTGCCGGCCCGTCGCCGGGTGTGGCCGGAGGCAGGCTTGCGAAGGACGTCTGCTCGGCGCGCATCCTGGCCGTCCACGCTTTCCACTCCTCTTTCACGGGCAGGTCGACTTCAAGCAGGTCCCGGACGAAGGCGTCCGGTTTTGCCACAATCTGCCGTGAGACCGGGCCGGAGCGGCCGCGCAAAGAGGGATCTATGGTGACCAGGAAGTTCGTCTTGTTCCAGTCCTGCCTGCAGACAAAACCGTCCGTGATCACATCGCCCGGGACCGTCCCGACGAAAACGAGCAGGTCGGTTTCCTCGAACAGGTCGTACGTGGGGCGGGGGCGGCCGTAGCCGATCGGGCCCACATAGGACGGGGAGTCGAAGGGTACTGTTCCCTGCGTGCGCCATTCCGCGGCGGCCGGGATATGGTGCTTTTCGAGCCATCCGGTGAGCTGATCGGCCGCGTCCTGGGTCCAGTCGTTGCCGCCCGTGACAAAAAGGGGCTTCGAGGACTTTGCAAGGGCGGCGGCCAGTGCTGCGGCATCGGTGGTGCTCATGCCGCCCGTGGCCACCGGGACGGTGGGGTGCAGGGCAGGATCCACCAGTTGGCGGATGATGTCTTCCGGCAAGCCCACCACAACCGGGCCGGGCCGACCGCTCATTGCCGCGAACATGGCTTCGGCAACGATCTCGGACGCCCGCTCGGCGTGATCGAGGACCATGACGCGCTTGGCTCCTGTGTCGAACCAAGCCTTGATATCAAATTCCTGGAACGCTTCCCGGTCCCGGTGCGCAAACGGGATCAGCCCGACGAAGAGCAGCATCGGGGTGGAGTCCTGCCAGGCCGTGTGCAGGCCAACGTGGGCGTTTGCCGCGCCAGGCCCGCGGGTGACCATGGCCACGCCCGGACGCTGGTTCATCTTGCCGTCCGCTTCGGCCATGTAGGCGGCGCCGCCCTCATGGCGGCAGACCACGGTCTCGATGTCGGAACCGTGCAGCCCGTCGAGGACGTCCAGGAAGCTCTCGCCGGGAACAACGAAGGTGCGTTCGACGCCGTGGGCCACGAGGGAGTCAACAATTACGTGCCCGGCGGATTTCAGGGTACCGCCGCCATTCAGGTTCGCCGGGATAGTCGATGGGACGGGCTGTACGGGGCCTTGGTTGATAGTGTCGCCTTCGAACGGCTGCGTGTCGGTTGCGGTCATGATTGCTGCGGACTCCGTTGTCATCACTTCTTGTCTTCTCGGATTGGGTTGGGTTTGGTTGCGTTGAGTGAGGGTGCAGGGCAGTTCCGCTGGAACCAGCGGAACGATTGGTGGTGCCTAGTCTGTTTCCGGTCCGGTGCAGAAGAAGCAGCCGTCCTCGCAACTGTCTGTCGCCTGGCTTTCCGTAGGCGAAGTGTTGGGACTCAGCGGATTTAGTAGCTTCATGGGGGCTTTCAGTCCTTTGGTGAGGGGATTGGGCAGCCGAACCGGGGGGCGGTGGCAGGGTAATCGCTTAGCGGATTGGAGTCCGGTTGGCCACCACGGGGGCGGCGCCCGTATAGCCCTTCCGGGTCTCGGCGATCTCGTGGACCCGCTTCCGGCAGGCATACCAGCCGGCCACCATCAGGGCAGAGGCCACGAGGGTCACCAGCAGCGTGAGCGGCGAATCGATGAAGACCATGATCAGCACGCCGAGCAGGAACAGAAGCGACAGATAGCCGGTGTAGGGCGCACCGAACATCCGGAAGGAGGGGCGTTCCACCCAGCCCCTGTCCGCCCAGCGCTTGAGCTGGATCTGGCACACCACGATGGTGGCCCACGTGACGACGATTCCCACCGAGGCCACGTTCAGCACGATCTCGAAGGCCTGCGCGGGCACCAGATAGTTCAGCGGCACACCCAGCAGCGAGACCACTGCCGTGAGGGCGATGCCGCCGTAAGGGACGCCTGCCCTGTTCATGCGCTGGGCGAACTTCGGCGCCGAGCCGGCCATGGACATGGAGCGGAGGATGCGGCCCGTGGAGTAGAGGCCCGCGTTGAGCGAAGACAGGGCGGCGGTGAGGACCACCAGGTTCATGATGACGTCCACGCCCTGGATCCCCAGCGAGCCGAAGAACGTCACGAAGGGACTCACACCCTTCTCGTAGGACGTGTACGGCAGCAGCAGCGCCAGCAGGATGACGGAGCCCACGTAGAACACGGCGATGCGGAACACCACCGAGTTGATGGCCTTGGGCATGATCTTTTCCGGGTTCTCGGTCTCACCCGCGGCCGTGCCCACCAGCTCAATCGAAGCGTAGGCGAACAGCACACCCTGCATCAGGATGATCATCGGAAGCAGGCCGTTGGGGAAGATGCCGCCGTTGTCGGAGAGCAGGCTCAGCCCGACATCCTGGCCGTCCACCGGCGTGCCGAAGATGACAAAGTACGTGCCGATGATGAGGAACGCCCCCAGCGCCGCCACCTTGATCAGGGCGAACCAGAACTCGAGTTCGCCGAAGACCTTGACCGAGACGAGGTTGAGGCAAAGAACCACCACCAGCGCGATCAGTGCCCAGGCCCACTGCGGCACCGCCCCCATCCAGGGGACGTACTTGCCGAAGAAGTTCATGTACAGCGCGGCGGCGGTGATGTCCACGATGGTGGTGGTGGCCCAGTTGATCCAGTAGAACCAGCCCGAGATGAAGGCTGCCTTCTCACCGAAGAACTCACGGGCGTAGGACACGAACGAGCCCGACGACGGGCGGTGCAGCACCAGTTCGCCCAGCGCACGCAGGATCAGGAAGGCGAAGAATCCGCAGACCGCGTAGGCGATGACCAGCGACGGGCCGGCGGCGTTGAGCCGTCCGCCCGCGCCGAGGAACAGGCCGGTGCCGATCGCGCCGCCGATGGCGATCATCTGGATCTGGCGCGCCTTGAGGCCCTTGTGGTAGCCGGCGTCTTCGGCATGGATCAGGGCATCCGGGGCATGGGCGTGGCCGCCGTCGGCCTCGTACAAACCAACCGCGTCATTGGGGTTGCTGGGCATGGGTGTTCCTTTCGACCTGTCAAAGATCTAAATGGGGGTACTAGCGGGAAATTGTGGGGACAGCTGGGGTCAGGTCAGAAGACTGACCACCCGGTGCGGTCGGACAGATCAGCGAGGGCCGCTGTCCCGGCCAGGGAATTGCCTTTGGAATCCAGCCGGGGGCTCCAGACACAGATGGCGCACTCGCCGGGGACGATGGCCAGGATGCCGCCGCCCACGCCGCTCTTCCCGGGAAGCCCCACGCGGTAGGCGAACTCGCCGGCCGCGTCATACATGCCGCAGGTCAGCATGATGGAGCCGATGCGTTTGGCCTCGCTCCGGGAGACCACGGTTCCCCGCGCTCCCCGCCCGTCCTGCGCGAGGAAGAGCCCGGCCTGGGCCATTTCCACGCAGCTCATCATGATGGAGCACTGCCTGACGTAGTTTTCAACCACTGCCTGGGCGGGCCGCCGCAGGTTGCCGAAGTCCTTCAGGAAGTGGGCGAGGGCCAGGTTGCGGCTGCTGTTGGCGAGCTCACTCTTTGCGGCCACCTCGTCGATGAACGGACTCTGTCTTCCATTCTGGTGACCCACCTGACCGGCGAGGAAGCGCAGGACCTGGCCGGCGGCGTCGGGAAATCTTTCCATCAGATGGTCCGTGACCACCAGGGCGCCCGAGTTGATGAACGGGTTCCGCGGGATGCCGTGCTCCACTTCAAGCTGCACCAGGGAGTTGAAGGACGTTCCTGACGGTTCGCGGAGCACCCGGGACCAGAGCGCATCGGGGTCATCGGCGCTGAGCGCCATGGCCAGGGTGAAGACCTTCGAGATGCTCTGGATGGAGAAGGGAAGATCGGCGTCACCGGAGCTGAACACGTCCCCGGACGTGGTGGCCACCGCAATTCCGAAACGGTCGAACGGCGGCGATGACAGGTGGGGGATGCTGGCGGGAACCGACCCTGCTTCACTCCGGGGCCGGTGGCTGCGGACAATTTCATCCAGGACCAGGCCAAGGGGCGGCGAATCGAGTGCTGTCATCATTTCTTGCCCAGATGCTCCTTATGCGTGCCGGCCCACTCCTGAATGTGAAGGAGGGCGACCAATGAATGGCGGGGATCGCTGAAATTCAGACCGGTAACCCGGCTGACCTTGCTGATCCTGTAGTAGACGGTGTTCTTGTGCAGCTTCATCCGCTGGGCGCATTCGGCCACATCCAGCGACACCTCGAAATAAGCCCGAAGCGTTTCGGCCAGCTCGCCATCGTCGCGGAGGAGAGCCCAGAGGCTGCGATGGCGGAAGTCCGAGGCCGTGAAGTTCTCAACTGCTTCGTGGAAAAGGATGTCCGTTTCGAAATCGTCCACAGTGGCCACGGAAGCGGTCCCCGAGCGCCGCATGCAGCCGAGCAGTGCCTCCGTTTTGGCGGTCACCGAATGAATCGACAGCAGATCCGGTGCGATTGGTCCCACCGCTGCGAACGGAGTGATGCCAAGGTGCTTCCCGGCGTCCCTGACGACGGCCTCGGCAAGGCTCCGAAGCCCGGCTTCGGCATTGGAGGACTGGAGTGCCGGGATGATCACGGCGGTGTCGCCGTTGAACTGTCCTACGATGGCTGACGATTTGTAGGCTGCCGCATGGATGGATGCGAGGTTGGCGAGTTCCCCATGTTTGAGGGCTGCATCGTCTTCCTGCGCTTCAGCGGCCGACATTCCTATCAGGATAAGGGCTGTTGGGCGGTCCGCGGGGATTTTCTCGCTGTGGGCGCTCGCCGCGGCTTCTGCCGCGCCGGAGAGGATCCGGACAATCCGGTCCTCGCGCATGTGCACCGACTGCTGGTTGCGGTAGCGGATCAACTCGGCCGACGCCCGAGCGGCTGATCCGTTCAGCACATAGTCAACGTCGGCGCCGAAGCCGTCCCCGGTTTCCTGCAGCCAGATGTACCCCATGATCCGGTCGCCTGCGAACAGGGTGATGGCGACGCGCTCCCGCAGCCCGTCCTGGGGCCGGGCCGGAACCCGGACAGGCAGGCGGGTCCGGTGCAGTTCACGGTAGGCACCCAGGTCCTTGAGGAGGAGTTCGTATTTGCGCGGACCGCGCCGGGCCAGAATCGACGCCTTCCGCAGTTCGTCGATGTCATTCGTCACCGTGGAGTACGCCAATACCTTGTTGGCGGCGTCCTCGATGACCACGTGGCTCGACGTCAGGCGGGCGGTCGTCTGCGCAATGGCGAACAGGTCCTCTTCCAGCAGCGTGAGCACTTCGCTCTGGTAGCTGCGTGGCTGGATGCGGTCCTTGGCAATTGAGAGGAGCCGGTCCCAGTCCGCGGCCGGGTCCACCAGAAGGAGGCCCGTTCCGGCGGCCCGGAGCAGCTCTTCGGCTTCCCCGAGTTCCCCGGGACTGCCTTTGACGGCCAGCACCAGGGGAGGATTCTTCAGAAGGCGCCGCAGCGCCGGCAAGGCGGAGCGTCCGCGAACGCCGATCAGCAGGACGAACGCCGCCCCGCCGTCGGAAGTCTCGTCGTCGGCGTCAACGATCAGAAATCGTTCGATCGGAGAATCAGCGCGGGACGGCCGGAGCATGAGGCTGGCGAAACCCAGAGGGAGATCCGACAGGATGTCGTCCACTGTAGCTGCGGCCATGAGCTTCCTTCTGACATCGACACCAGACCGGACGGCTCTGTCCGGTCACCCAATGCTATCCAGTGCAAATCCCGGAAAATATGGAAGCCGACCTAAAATCAGTGGCGTCTTTTAGGTCGCGGGACCAATGCACGCAGTAAAGCGGACGACGGCGGGAGGTCCCGCCGTCGTCCGCCTACTTGGTGGCCAGCGCCGTCCGACTAGCTAGCCGAACGCCAACTCCAGCACGCCCTTGGCCATGGTGGAAACGGCACCGGCGTAGGCAACGCCGACAACAATTCCCCGGACGACCCCGGGGCGGATCCGTCCGGACAGGACATCACCGGCCGCGATGCCGACCACCATGGCCGTCAGGATGCCCAGCCATTGCCAGGTCTCCAGGGCCGGAAGGTGGCCGCCGGAAAAGAGGTATTTACTGAGCAGCGAGGACAGGCCGGTGGTGACGAAGTAGGGCTGCAGG harbors:
- the dxr gene encoding 1-deoxy-D-xylulose-5-phosphate reductoisomerase — its product is MQPRKIVLLGSTGSIGTQAIDVVDGAPHLFDVVALSAGGGNPELLARQAVHTRAQAVGVASGDAAALQELIDDAARAAGVHGYRPEIITGPDASTRIAETDADVVLNGITGSIGLAPTLAALKSGATLALANKESLIVGGSLVKAAAREGQIVPVDSEHSAIAQCLRSGTAAEVDRLILTASGGPFRGKTREELHDVSPQDALAHPTWDMGLMVTTNSASLVNKGLEVIEAHLLFDIPLDRIDVVVHPQSVVHSMVQFIDGSTIAQASPPDMRLPIALGLGWPDRVAGATRACDWSRATSWTFEPLDTAAFPAVGLAKDAARRGGTYPAVFNASNEEAVMAFHAGRIRFTDIVDTIGAVLSEHTGSSGLTVDSVLDAEGWARARTHERLAVRSV
- a CDS encoding thiamine pyrophosphate-dependent enzyme, yielding MTTESAAIMTATDTQPFEGDTINQGPVQPVPSTIPANLNGGGTLKSAGHVIVDSLVAHGVERTFVVPGESFLDVLDGLHGSDIETVVCRHEGGAAYMAEADGKMNQRPGVAMVTRGPGAANAHVGLHTAWQDSTPMLLFVGLIPFAHRDREAFQEFDIKAWFDTGAKRVMVLDHAERASEIVAEAMFAAMSGRPGPVVVGLPEDIIRQLVDPALHPTVPVATGGMSTTDAAALAAALAKSSKPLFVTGGNDWTQDAADQLTGWLEKHHIPAAAEWRTQGTVPFDSPSYVGPIGYGRPRPTYDLFEETDLLVFVGTVPGDVITDGFVCRQDWNKTNFLVTIDPSLRGRSGPVSRQIVAKPDAFVRDLLEVDLPVKEEWKAWTARMRAEQTSFASLPPATPGDGPAKMDTLMANLVPRLPEDAMVTFGAGEHTNWAHRYFPTRRYASMISARNGSMGYSVPSAIAASLASPQRRVVTIAGDGEFLMNGQELATAAQYGATPLIIVMDNQEYGTIRTHQERHYPSRVSGTQLKNPDFGLMAQAFGGFGITVTRDQDVPAALDAAFQTIDQDGVFALIHLIVEQRVKAY
- a CDS encoding amino acid permease, whose translation is MPSNPNDAVGLYEADGGHAHAPDALIHAEDAGYHKGLKARQIQMIAIGGAIGTGLFLGAGGRLNAAGPSLVIAYAVCGFFAFLILRALGELVLHRPSSGSFVSYAREFFGEKAAFISGWFYWINWATTTIVDITAAALYMNFFGKYVPWMGAVPQWAWALIALVVVLCLNLVSVKVFGELEFWFALIKVAALGAFLIIGTYFVIFGTPVDGQDVGLSLLSDNGGIFPNGLLPMIILMQGVLFAYASIELVGTAAGETENPEKIMPKAINSVVFRIAVFYVGSVILLALLLPYTSYEKGVSPFVTFFGSLGIQGVDVIMNLVVLTAALSSLNAGLYSTGRILRSMSMAGSAPKFAQRMNRAGVPYGGIALTAVVSLLGVPLNYLVPAQAFEIVLNVASVGIVVTWATIVVCQIQLKRWADRGWVERPSFRMFGAPYTGYLSLLFLLGVLIMVFIDSPLTLLVTLVASALMVAGWYACRKRVHEIAETRKGYTGAAPVVANRTPIR
- a CDS encoding glutaminase, with protein sequence MMTALDSPPLGLVLDEIVRSHRPRSEAGSVPASIPHLSSPPFDRFGIAVATTSGDVFSSGDADLPFSIQSISKVFTLAMALSADDPDALWSRVLREPSGTSFNSLVQLEVEHGIPRNPFINSGALVVTDHLMERFPDAAGQVLRFLAGQVGHQNGRQSPFIDEVAAKSELANSSRNLALAHFLKDFGNLRRPAQAVVENYVRQCSIMMSCVEMAQAGLFLAQDGRGARGTVVSRSEAKRIGSIMLTCGMYDAAGEFAYRVGLPGKSGVGGGILAIVPGECAICVWSPRLDSKGNSLAGTAALADLSDRTGWSVF
- a CDS encoding CdaR family transcriptional regulator; translated protein: MAAATVDDILSDLPLGFASLMLRPSRADSPIERFLIVDADDETSDGGAAFVLLIGVRGRSALPALRRLLKNPPLVLAVKGSPGELGEAEELLRAAGTGLLLVDPAADWDRLLSIAKDRIQPRSYQSEVLTLLEEDLFAIAQTTARLTSSHVVIEDAANKVLAYSTVTNDIDELRKASILARRGPRKYELLLKDLGAYRELHRTRLPVRVPARPQDGLRERVAITLFAGDRIMGYIWLQETGDGFGADVDYVLNGSAARASAELIRYRNQQSVHMREDRIVRILSGAAEAAASAHSEKIPADRPTALILIGMSAAEAQEDDAALKHGELANLASIHAAAYKSSAIVGQFNGDTAVIIPALQSSNAEAGLRSLAEAVVRDAGKHLGITPFAAVGPIAPDLLSIHSVTAKTEALLGCMRRSGTASVATVDDFETDILFHEAVENFTASDFRHRSLWALLRDDGELAETLRAYFEVSLDVAECAQRMKLHKNTVYYRISKVSRVTGLNFSDPRHSLVALLHIQEWAGTHKEHLGKK